In a single window of the Papaver somniferum cultivar HN1 chromosome 8, ASM357369v1, whole genome shotgun sequence genome:
- the LOC113302988 gene encoding ASC1-like protein, with product MSITNIGMDFVMQSVGDLDWEKESYPCYEDFLLLPLFVLFFPTVRFFLDRFIFEEVARRLILGKGYRKINVKTEETRKKIRKFKESAWKCIYYLSAEVLALSVTYDEPWFTDTRKFWVGPGDQVWPDQKLKLKLKGVYMYTAGFYTYSIFALIFWETRRSDFGVSMSHHVATAILIILSYIFRFARVGSVVLALHDTSDVFLEIGKMSKYSGFESLASSSFILFVLTWLVLRLIYYPFWILWSTSYEVLVSLDKDKHQTEGPIYYYVFNSLLYCLLVLHIYWWVLIQRMLIKQIQARGQLSDDVRSDSEGEDEHED from the exons ATGAGTATTACTAATATAGGTATGGATTTTGTAATGCAAtctgttggtgatcttgattgggaGAAGGAATCTTACCCTTGTTATGAAGACTTTCTCCTTCTTCCTCTGTTTGTTTTGTTCTTCCCCACTGTCAGATTCTTCCTTGATAGATTCATCTTTGAG GAGGTCGCTAGAAGACTGATTCTTGGAAAAGGTTATCGAAAGATAAACGTTAAGACAGAAGAGACAAGGAAAAAGATCCGTAAATTCAAGGAGTCAGCATGGAAATGCATATATTATCTTTCAGCtgaggttcttgcactttcagTTACATATGACGAGCCCTGGTTTACTGATACCAGAAAATTCTGGGTGGGACCCGGAGATCAGGTCTGGCCTGATCAAAAGCTGAA ATTGAAATTGAAAGGCGTGTACATGTATACTGCTGGTTTCTACACATACTCCATATTTGCTTTGATTTTCTGGGAAACAAGGCGTTCAGACTTCGGTGTATCAATGTCTCATCATGTGGCAACTGCCATTCTCATTATATTGTCTTACATATTCAG GTTTGCCCGAGTTGGTTCTGTTGTTTTAGCTCTTCATGATACAAGTGATGTTTTCTTGGAAATTGGGAAGATGTCCAAATATAGTGGTTTTGAAAGTCTTGCAAGCTCGTCATTCATTCTGTTTGTTTTGACATGGCTCGTACTCCGTCTTATATACTACCCATTTTGGATTCTTTGGAGTACCAG CTATGAAGTTCTCGTGTCGCTGGATAAGGATAAACATCAGACGGAGGGTCCCATCTACTATTACGTATTCAATTCTCTTCTATACtgtttgcttgttcttcatatttACTGGTGGGTGCTGATTCAACGGATGCTTATAAAACAAATTCAGGCCCGAGGTCAGCTTAGTGATGATGTTAGATCTG ATTCTGAAggtgaagatgaacacgaagactAA